A DNA window from Vanacampus margaritifer isolate UIUO_Vmar chromosome 19, RoL_Vmar_1.0, whole genome shotgun sequence contains the following coding sequences:
- the LOC144039040 gene encoding tyrosine-protein phosphatase non-receptor type 14-like, translating into MPFRLKLRRTRRYNVLSKNYFVTRIRLLDNNVIECTLSVESTGQECLEAVAQRLELRETPYFGLWFQGKTQAPAQRWVELEKPLKKQLDKFGNEPLLFFGVMFYVPSVSRLEQEATRYQYYLQVKKQLLDGRLHCTVEQGIRLAGLAVQADFGDFTQFASQDFLREYVLFPVNWPNGDEVLEEWTQKVAEEHKSRCRMQAAEAELLYIKEIEKLDGFGQESFAAKDNYTNDIFIGMSFVGVFVKHRNGRSIMLHRWKDIGTVAHNKSAITVEITSRDDTISFHMEDMEMAKYIARLFTARHKFYKQNKICAEPTRSPAPIRRRPTWTHRLSLPRPQSCNFQTMHSQYGEHYQDTKSSQDSIFHDDPYYKSESSLDRCQADFPFRNGALPNGSVYSSPSLSSLNHSQTFVPPSPMSSNLSIPGSELMRPDYIPSHRHSAIIAPSYRPTPEYDAVMRQKRRLLHAQHDLHSQSLRSLNISNACAYRQPEALVYSQPEMRERGPYHGLGPGHGPYAQVSYSKPVSHGPHQGGPTGAPCHSPCINGGGGGGGVGSSISHTVSTPELANSKQQGSNNGSGAGGAGYAAGAHVTRNHISRPPPPYPSTAFRPATSTPDLASHRLRCIGGSSPELVTRMVQLSVKTFQPDSSAVVRQSLQEVSEPLTAAAKQRGALAKRHSMEVVISSMRGAGMEAAALKAINAPLHRRNTLRDHVVPPQPHPPPPPSQTKDLPVAAPSQKEPYQHQKTLSNATMLIHSSESEEDEDEEEDERPELDVQIPGLNEDISISAQLQAALAKLPNKPPPEYPGPPRAPSNISIHNLTHHHNRNSPPTDPSPSRAEDDGQGGGTLTRGDQAAVNGNVLGPSISEPDLTSVKERLRKEPLKERPVSEMFSLEDSIVEREIAQRTLERQKMSVDSIKRPLMMAALNGLYVARGPVPEGPVQDGAKTATDERCKTLELKLEEERVFTEYEQVPKKRADGALTSAALADNAERNRFRDVLPYEENRVELVPNKENNSGYVNASHVKVSIRGDEWHYIATQGPLANTCADFWQMVWEQGVNVIAMVTAEEEGGRPKCHRYWPKLGSKHNSATHGKFKVTTKFRTDSGCYATTGLKVKHLLSGQERTVWHLQYTDWPEQGCPEYVQGFLSYLEEIQSVRRHTNSMLDTSKSLNPPVVVHCSAGVGRTGVVILSELMISCLEHNEPVEIPTMLSGLRQQRMLMVQTISQYKFVYRVLIQFLNNSRLI; encoded by the exons ATGCCCTTCCGGCTGAAGCTGCGGCGCACGCGGCGCTACAACGTCCTGAGCAAGAACTACTTTGTGACGCGCATTCGGCTGCTGGACAACAACGTGATCGAATGCACTCTGTCGGTGGAGAGCACGGGGCAGGAATGCCTGGAAGCCGTGGCGCAGCGACTGGAACTACGCGAG ACTCCCTACTTCGGCCTGTGGTTCCAAGGGAAGACTCAGGCCCCGGCGCAGCGCTGGGTGGAGCTGGAGAAGCCCCTCAAGAAGCAGCTGGACAAGTTCGGCAATGAGCCGCTGCTCTTCTTTGGGGTCATGTTCTACGTCCCCAGCGTGTCCCGCTTGGAGCAGGAAGCCACCAG GTATCAGTATTACCTGCAGGTGAAAAAGCAATTGTTGGACGGACGTCTCCACTGCACGGTGGAGCAGGGCATCCGACTGGCCGGCCTGGCGGTGCAAG CCGACTTTGGCGACTTCACTCAGTTTGCGTCTCAGGACTTCCTGCGGGAGTACGTCCTCTTTCCCGTG AACTGGCCCAATGGCGACGAGGTTCTGGAGGAGTGGACTCAGAAGGTTGCAGAAGAGCACAAGAGCCGCTG TCGAATGCAGGCGGCCGAGGCGGAGCTGCTGTACATCAAAGAGATCGAGAAACTGGACGGCTTCGGCCAGGAGAGTTTTGCCGCTAAG GACAACTACACCAACGACATCTTCATCGGCATGTCTTTCGTCGGCGTGTTTGTCAAACACCGCAACGGCCGCTCCATCATGCTCCACAG GTGGAAGGACATCGGCACCGTCGCGCACAACAAGTCGGCCATCACGGTGGAGATCACCAGCCGCGATGACACCATCAGCTTTCACATG GAGGACATGGAAATGGCCAAGTACATCGCTCGCCTCTTCACGGCCAGACACAAGTTCTACAAACAGAACAAGATTTGCGCAGA GCCCACGCGTTCGCCGGCGCCCATCAGGAGGCGGCCCACGTGGACGCATCGCCTTTCTCTG CCTCGTCCGCAGTCGTGTAACTTCCAGACGATGCATTCACAGTACGGAGAACATTATCAAGACACAAAGAGCTCGCAAG ACAGCATCTTCCACGACGACCCCTACTACAAATCGGAGAGCAGCCTGGACCGCTGCCAGGCGGACTTCCCCTTCCGCAACGGCGCGCTGCCCAACGGCAGCGTGTACAGCAGCCCCAGCCTGAGCTCGCTCAACCACTCGCAGACCTTCGTGCCGCCCTCGCCGATGTCGTCCAACCTCAGCATCCCGGGCAGCGAGCTGATGCGGCCCGACTACATCCCCAGCCACCGGCACAGCGCCATCATCGCGCCGTCCTACCGGCCCACGCCCGAGTACGACGCCGTCATGCGGCAGAAGCGCCGCCTGCTGCACGCCCAGCACGACCTCCACAGCCAATCGCTGCGCAGCCTCAACATCAGCAACGCCTGCGCCTACCGGCAGCCCGAGGCGCTGGTCTACAGCCAGCCCGAGATGAGGGAGCGGGGACCCTATCACGGCCTGGGGCCCGGACACGGGCCCTACGCGCAG GTCAGCTACAGCAAGCCAGTGTCTCACGGCCCCCATCAGGGAGGACCGACCGGCGCTCCTTGTCATTCGCCTTGCAtcaacggcggcggcggcggcggcggcgtggggAGCTCCATCTCTCATACGGTCAGCACGCCCGAGCTCGCCAATAGCAAACAGCAAGGGAGCAACAACGGCAGCGGCGCCGGCGGCGCCGGCTACGCGGCCGGCGCTCACGTGACCAGGAACCACATCTCGCGCCCCCCGCCGCCGTATCCCTCCACGGCCTTCCGGCCCGCCACCAGCACGCCGGACCTGGCCAGCCACCGCCTGCGCTGCATCGGCGGCAGCAGCCCCGAGCTGGTGACTCGCATGGTGCAGCTGTCCGTCAAGACCTTCCAGCCCGACAGCTCGGCGGTGGTCCGCCAGTCCCTGCAGGAGGTCAGCGAGCCGCTCACCGCCGCCGCCAAGCAGCGCGGCGCCCTGGCCAAGCGGCACAGCATGGAGGTGGTGATCAGCAGCATGAGAGGCGCCGGCATGGAGGCCGCCGCCCTCAAGGCCATCAACGCTCCTCTTCATCGAAGGAATACGCTGCGGGATCACGTGGTGCCCCCCCAGCCTCACCCGCCGCCTCCGCCCTCGCAAACCAAAGACTTGCCCGTGGCCGCGCCCTCGCAGAAGGAACCCTACCAGCACCAAAAGACCCTCTCCAACGCCACCATGCTGATCCACAGCAGCGAGAGCGAGGaagacgaggacgaggaggaagacgagAGGCCCGAGCTGGATGTCCAAATCCCGGGTCTCAACGAGGACATCAGCATCAGCGCGCAGCTGCAGGCCGCCCTGGCCAAACTGCCCAACAAGCCCCCTCCCGAGTACCCGGGGCCCCCCAGGGCCCCCAGCaacatttccattcacaacCTCACGCACCACCACAACCGCAATTCGCCGCCGACGGACCCGAGCCCATCCCGGGCCGAGGACGACGGCCAGGGTGGCGGGACGCTGACGCGAGGGGACCAGGCCGCCGTCAACGGCAACGTCTTGGGGCCCTCCATTTCCGAACCGGACCTGACCAGCGTCAAGGAGAGGCTGAGGAAGGAGCCGCTCAAGGAGAGGCCCGTGTCGGAGATGTTCTCCTTGGAGGACAGCATCGTGGAGCGGGAGATCGCGCAGAGG ACGTTGGAGAGGCAGAAGATGTCGGTGGACTCCATCAAGCGGCCGCTCATGATGGCCGCCCTCAACGGCCTCTACGTGGCCCGCGGGCCCGTCCCCGAGGGCCCGGTCCAGGACGGCGCCAAGACTGCCACCGACGAACGG TGCAAGACGTTGGAGCTGAAGCTGGAGGAGGAGCGCGTCTTCACCGAGTACGAGCAGGTGCCCAAGAAGAGGGCGGACGGCGCGCTCACCAGCGCCGCGCTGGCCGACAACGCCGAGCGCAACCGCTTCCGCGACGTGCTGCCCTACGAGGAGAACCGAGTGGAGCTCGTGCCCAACAAGGAGAACAACAGCGGATACGTCAACGCCTCGCACGTCAAG GTGAGCATCCGAGGGGACGAGTGGCACTACATCGCCACGCAGGGCCCGCTGGCCAACACCTGCGCCGATTTCTGGCAGATGGTGTGGGAGCAGGGCGTCAACGTCATCGCCATGGTTACGGCCGAAGAG GAGGGCGGGCGGCCCAAATGTCACCGCTACTGGCCCAAGTTGGGCTCCAAGCACAACTCGGCCACGCACGGCAAGTTCAAGGTGACCACCAAGTTCCGAACCGACTCGGGCTGCTACGCCACCACCGGCCTGAAGGTCAAGCACCTGCTGTCGGGTCAGGAGAGGACCGTGTGGCACCTGCAGTACACCGACTGGCCCGAGCAGGGCTGCCCCGAATACGTTCAGGGTTTCCTGT CCTACCTGGAGGAGATCCAGTCGGTGAGACGGCACACCAACTCCATGCTGGACACCTCCAAGAGCCTCAACCCGCCCGTGGTGGTGCACTGCAGCGCCGGCGTGGGCCGCACCGGCGTGGTCATTCTCAGCGAGTTGATGATTAGCTGCCTGGAGCACAACGAG CCGGTGGAGATCCCCACCATGCTGTCGGGTTTGAGGCAGCAGAGGATGCTGATGGTCCAGACCATCTCGCAGTACAAGTTCGTCTACCGGGTCCTCATCCAGTTCCTCAACAACTCCAGACTCATCTGA
- the LOC144039342 gene encoding uncharacterized protein LOC144039342 isoform X1: MSMLFLEPHFFFPSPNTIVPFSRSNMRFVLCVGKSRAGKMLQVKCQGGISAHAERANCSPARPRGVGDPSPPPPLASPPPRLASIAHPEALRRSIKRAASEREEKRREEKRREKRRASACELTAAESDRRRSATGTQKKVRKIAKKRQPSDQKKACLDICKLSSQTERPHVHGSQEKQTLAGLPKGNASAVNGARWRSYLMEHFRWSRPYRNKTQESRAGAHNPKRGYAMEHFRWGKPTGNMTPGTKPARQGSKRSPYAMEHFRWGKPAGRKHKAVKIFALPSDNAGSPEAVGRPRAGRRRNGKDDGNLMPARPQGRKTRPQRGSPPNGDVGKNPQGLLADIFRDILLNDVHRIVG; the protein is encoded by the exons ATGAGCATGTTGTTTTTGgaacctcattttttttttccttccccaaACACAATCGTCCCATTCAGCCGTTCGAACATgagatttgttttgtgtgtgggaAAATCCCGTGCCGGGAAGATGCTGCAGGTCAAGTGTCAAGGCGGCATCAGCGCACACGCAGAGAGAGCAAACTGTTCTCCTGCTCGCCCACGCGGAGTGGGAGATccatcgccccccccccccctcgcctcGCCCCCCCCTCGCCTGGCGTCCATCGCACACCCCGAGGCCTTGAGGCGCTCTATAAAAAGAGCTGCGAGCGAgcgagaagagaagagaagagaagagaagagaagagaaaagagaaGAGCGTCTGCCTGTGAGCTGACAGCAGCTGAGAGCGACAGGAGACGAAGCGCAACAGGAACACAAAAGAAAGTCAgaaagattgcaaaaaaaagacaaccttCAGACCAGAAAAAG GCCTGCCTGGACATCTGCAAGTTGAGCAGCCAGACGGAGCGTCCGCATGTCCACGGCAGCCAGGAAAAGCAAACGTTGGCCGGCCTCCCCAAAGGAAACGCGTCGGCGGTGAACGGCGCCAGGTGGCGCTCTTACCTGATGGAGCATTTCCGCTGGAGTCGACCCTACAGGAACAAGACCCAGGAAAGCCGAGCGGGCGCTCACAACCCGAAGAGGGGTTACGCCATGGAGCACTTCCGCTGGGGGAAGCCCACCGGCAACATGACCCCCGGGACCAAGCCGGCTCGCCAAGGCTCCAAGAGGAGCCCCTACGCCATGGAGCATTTCCGCTGGGGGAAACCCGCCGGGCGCAAACACAAAGCCGTCAAGATCTTCGCCTTGCCCAGCGACAACGCCGGCTCCCCGGAGGCCGTCGGGCGCCCTCGGGCCGGCAGGCGTCGCAACGGCAAGGACGACGGCAATCTGATGCCGGCCAGGCCGCAGGGGAGGAAGACCCGCCCACAAAGGGGGAGTCCGCCCAACGGCGACGTCGGCAAGAATCCGCAGGGACTGCTGGCCGACATCTTCAGGGACATCCTTCTCAATGACGTGCACAGGATTGTGGGATGA
- the LOC144039342 gene encoding uncharacterized protein LOC144039342 isoform X2, which produces MLPFVIAVFLLCGSSWPCVRLSGMACPLWLSLALLTLASMPALASMPALASHCSICQKINKGRMLACLDICKLSSQTERPHVHGSQEKQTLAGLPKGNASAVNGARWRSYLMEHFRWSRPYRNKTQESRAGAHNPKRGYAMEHFRWGKPTGNMTPGTKPARQGSKRSPYAMEHFRWGKPAGRKHKAVKIFALPSDNAGSPEAVGRPRAGRRRNGKDDGNLMPARPQGRKTRPQRGSPPNGDVGKNPQGLLADIFRDILLNDVHRIVG; this is translated from the exons ATGTTGCCATTTGTCATTGCTGTTTTTCTCTTGTGTGGCAGCAGCTGGCCGTGCGTGCGCCTCTCAGGCATGGCGTGTCCACTTTGGTTGTCGCTGGCGCTGCTGACGTTGGCGTCCATGCCGGCGTTGGCGTCCATGCCGGCGTTGGCCTCCCACTGCTCCATCTGCCAAAAGATCAACAAGGGCCGGATGCTG GCCTGCCTGGACATCTGCAAGTTGAGCAGCCAGACGGAGCGTCCGCATGTCCACGGCAGCCAGGAAAAGCAAACGTTGGCCGGCCTCCCCAAAGGAAACGCGTCGGCGGTGAACGGCGCCAGGTGGCGCTCTTACCTGATGGAGCATTTCCGCTGGAGTCGACCCTACAGGAACAAGACCCAGGAAAGCCGAGCGGGCGCTCACAACCCGAAGAGGGGTTACGCCATGGAGCACTTCCGCTGGGGGAAGCCCACCGGCAACATGACCCCCGGGACCAAGCCGGCTCGCCAAGGCTCCAAGAGGAGCCCCTACGCCATGGAGCATTTCCGCTGGGGGAAACCCGCCGGGCGCAAACACAAAGCCGTCAAGATCTTCGCCTTGCCCAGCGACAACGCCGGCTCCCCGGAGGCCGTCGGGCGCCCTCGGGCCGGCAGGCGTCGCAACGGCAAGGACGACGGCAATCTGATGCCGGCCAGGCCGCAGGGGAGGAAGACCCGCCCACAAAGGGGGAGTCCGCCCAACGGCGACGTCGGCAAGAATCCGCAGGGACTGCTGGCCGACATCTTCAGGGACATCCTTCTCAATGACGTGCACAGGATTGTGGGATGA
- the LOC144039342 gene encoding uncharacterized protein LOC144039342 isoform X3: MACPLWLSLALLTLASMPALASMPALASHCSICQKINKGRMLACLDICKLSSQTERPHVHGSQEKQTLAGLPKGNASAVNGARWRSYLMEHFRWSRPYRNKTQESRAGAHNPKRGYAMEHFRWGKPTGNMTPGTKPARQGSKRSPYAMEHFRWGKPAGRKHKAVKIFALPSDNAGSPEAVGRPRAGRRRNGKDDGNLMPARPQGRKTRPQRGSPPNGDVGKNPQGLLADIFRDILLNDVHRIVG; encoded by the exons ATGGCGTGTCCACTTTGGTTGTCGCTGGCGCTGCTGACGTTGGCGTCCATGCCGGCGTTGGCGTCCATGCCGGCGTTGGCCTCCCACTGCTCCATCTGCCAAAAGATCAACAAGGGCCGGATGCTG GCCTGCCTGGACATCTGCAAGTTGAGCAGCCAGACGGAGCGTCCGCATGTCCACGGCAGCCAGGAAAAGCAAACGTTGGCCGGCCTCCCCAAAGGAAACGCGTCGGCGGTGAACGGCGCCAGGTGGCGCTCTTACCTGATGGAGCATTTCCGCTGGAGTCGACCCTACAGGAACAAGACCCAGGAAAGCCGAGCGGGCGCTCACAACCCGAAGAGGGGTTACGCCATGGAGCACTTCCGCTGGGGGAAGCCCACCGGCAACATGACCCCCGGGACCAAGCCGGCTCGCCAAGGCTCCAAGAGGAGCCCCTACGCCATGGAGCATTTCCGCTGGGGGAAACCCGCCGGGCGCAAACACAAAGCCGTCAAGATCTTCGCCTTGCCCAGCGACAACGCCGGCTCCCCGGAGGCCGTCGGGCGCCCTCGGGCCGGCAGGCGTCGCAACGGCAAGGACGACGGCAATCTGATGCCGGCCAGGCCGCAGGGGAGGAAGACCCGCCCACAAAGGGGGAGTCCGCCCAACGGCGACGTCGGCAAGAATCCGCAGGGACTGCTGGCCGACATCTTCAGGGACATCCTTCTCAATGACGTGCACAGGATTGTGGGATGA
- the efr3bb gene encoding protein EFR3 homolog B: MPLPVPVDGPASPRLALDCRTLLDHRVGKGVCGCCGALRPRYKRLVDNIFPEDPEDGLVKANMEKLTFYALSAPEKLDRIGAYLSERLSRDVARHRYGYVCIAMEALDQLLMACHCQSINLFVESFLKMVRKLLESDKPSLQILGTNSFVKFANIEEDTPSYHRSYDFFVSRFSEMCHSGYEDPDIRTKIRMAGIKGLQGVVRKTVNDELQANIWDPQHMDKIVPSLLFNLQSSERAESRSPSPLQASDKEKESPVELTERCFRELLGRAAYGNIKNAVTPVLMHLDNHSLWQGKTFAVRCFKIIMYSIQSQHSHLVIQQLLGHLDANSKNSATVRAGIVEVLLEAAAIAASGSVGPTVLEVFNTLLRQLRLSGDYELTGSYDGGANIGTKIIKAHEERQLQEAVIRTIGSFANTLPTYQRSEVMLFIMGKIPVPGVHPLLPSSASGPEGTRMIQVMLLKSLVQVTAGFQTTNMLTALPSSFLEPLLSFSLTEEPEVRLLVLQILLSLIDRHDNRPKFSNISIISDISVLKLKVDKCSRQDNLFMKKHGQQLYRHIYLGCKEQSSGRQHYESLFALLGLLSVELANEEVVVDLIRLALALQDLAVSTEDALAVYNRCAVHALAAAYLNLICQLTTVPAFCQHIHEVIEVRQKESPYLLPEDVFIDVPRLPSSLDKVEGHVLFLQSKITEVLGGSGYNTERLATPYVPQYTDEDRLSKRKSIGETISLQVEVESRNSPEKEERTPAEEITFETLKNAIVDSVGMEEQERERRRQVVEKFQKAPFEEIAAHCGARATLLQSKLNQIFEITIRPPPSPSGTISSGYGQSQSRSVPIYEMKFPDLCVY; encoded by the exons GGGTGTGCGgttgttgcggggctctccggCCTCGCTACAAGAGGCTGGTGGACAACATCTTCCCCGAAGACCCGGAG GATGGTCTGGTGAAGGCCAACATGGAGAAGCTGACATTTTACGCCCTGTCGGCCCCCGAGAAGTTGGACCGTATCGGGGCGTACCTGTCTGAGCGCTTGTCCAGGGACGTGGCGCGCCACAGATACGG TTACGTGTGCATCGCCATGGAAGCGCTGGACCAGCTGTTGATGGCCTGCCACTGCCAGAGCATCAACCTGTTTGTGGAGAGTTTCCTCAAGATGGTCCGCAAGCTGCTGGAGTCCGACAAACCCAGTCTGCAGATCCTGGGAACCAACTCG TTTGTGAAGTTTGCCAACATCGAGGAAGACACGCCCTCCTACCACCGAAGTTATGACTTCTTTGTGTCGCGCTTCAGCGAGATGTGCCATTCGGGTTACGAGGACCCCGACATCCGCACCAA GATCCGGATGGCGGGCATCAAGGGTCTTCAGGGCGTCGTGAGGAAGACCGTGAACGACGAGCTTCAAGCCAACATCTGGGATCCGCAGCACATGGACAAGATCGTCCCGTCTCTGCTCTTCAACTTGCAGAGTAGCGAGCGCGCAGAGAG tcGGTCGCCGTCCCCGCTGCAGGCGTCGGACAAGGAGAAAGAGAGCCCGGTGGAGCTGACGGAACGCTGCTTCCGCGAGCTGCTGGGCCGAGCCGCCTATGGCAACATTAAGAACGCGGTCACACCCGTGCTCAT GCACCTGGACAATCACTCGCTGTGGCAGGGGAAGACCTTCGCCGTGCGGTGCTTTAAAATCATCATGTACTCCATTCAG TCGCAGCATTCGCACTTGGTCATCCAGCAACTTCTCGGCCATCTGGACGCCAACAGCAAGAATTCGGCCACCGTCCGAGCTGGCATCGTTGAGGTTTTGCTGGAGGCGGCCGCCATCGCGGCCAGCGGCTCCGTAG GCCCGACTGTGCTGGAGGTGTTCAACACGTTGCTGCGACAACTCCGTCTTAGCGGCGACTACGAGCTGACCGGCTCTTATGACGGCGGCGCCAACATCGGCACCAAGATCATCAAAGCTCACGAGGAGAGGCAGCTGCAGGAAGCCGTCATCAGAACCATCG GTTCTTTTGCCAACACGTTACCGACCTACCAGCGGTCCGAAGTCATGCTCTTCATCATGGGCAAGATCCCCGTTCCCGGTGTTCACCCGCTCCTACCGTCTTCGGCTTCTGG GCCCGAGGGCACCAGGATGATTCAGGTTATGTTACTCAAGTCATTGGTCCAG GTGACGGCAGGATTCCAGACCACCAACATGCTCACCGCCCTGCCCAGCTCCTTCCTGGAGCCTCTGCTCTCTTTCTCCCTGACCGAAGAGCCCGAGGTTCGACTGCTGGTGCTCCAAATCCTCCTCAGTCTCATCGACAGGCATGACAACCGGCCCAAATTCTCCAACATCAG CATCATCAGCGACATCTCGGTGCTGAAACTCAAAGTGGACAAGTGCTCCAGACAGGACAACCTGTTCATGAAAAAG CACGGCCAGCAGCTGTACCGGCACATCTACTTGGGCTGCAAAGAGCAGAGCAGCGGCAGGCAGCACTACGAGAGCCTCTTTGCCTTGCTGGGCCTTCTCAGCGTGGAGCTCGCCAACGAGGAAGTGGTGGTCGACCTCATTCGTCTGGCGCTCGCCCTGCAG GACCTGGCGGTGTCGACGGAGGACGCGTTAGCCGTTTATAACCGCTGTGCCGTGCACGCGCTGGCCGCCGCCTACCTCAACCTCATCTGCCAGCTGACCACCGTGCCCGCCTTCTGCCAGCACATACACGAG GTGATCGAGGTGCGACAGAAAGAAAGTCCTTACCTGCTGCCCGAGGATGTTTTCATCGACGTGCCCAG ACTCCCCTCCTCGCTTGACAAGGTGGAAGGCCACGTGCTGTTCCTGCAGTCCAAGATCACGGAAGTCCTCGGAGGCAGCGGTTACAACACGGAGCGACTGGCCACGCCTTACGTCCCCCAGTATACCG ATGAGGACCGGCTGTCAAAGAGGAAGAGCATCGGGGAGACCATCTCGCTTCAAGTTGAAGTGGAGTCCCGAAACAGTCCAGAGAAAGAGGAG CGAACTCCCGCTGAAGAGATCACCTTCGAAACGTTGAAGAACGCCATCG TGGACAGCGTGGGCATGGAGGAGCAGGAGAGGGAGCGGAGGAGGCAAGTGGTGGAAAAGTTCCAGAAAGCTCCGTTTGAGGAGATTGCTGCCCACTGCGGCGCTCGG GCCACGCTGCTGCAGAGCAAACTCAACCAGATCTTTGAGATTACCATCAG GCCCCCGCCCAGCCCGTCCGGGACCATCTCGTCCGGGTACGGCCAGAGCCAGTCTCGTTCGGTGCCCATCTACGAGATGAAGTTTCCCGACCTTTGCGTGTATTGA